The genomic DNA CAACAAGTTCAGGTGTCATAGGTTCATAGGTAGCAGAATTTTTAATAATAGCATCAGAATGAATACCTGATTCATGAGCAAATGCATTCTCACCAACAATTGCTTTATTTGGCTGAATATAAACACCAGTTGATCTTGCAACTAACTTGGAAATGTCATAGATTTCATTGATTTTTATATTAGTGGTGAATTGTGAAAATAATCTGTCAATACTAACAACACATTCTTCAAAAGAAGTATTACCTGCTCTCTCACCAATACCATTAATAGTAGAATGGAAGGTAGTAGCACCACCTTTAATAGCAGATAAAGTATTAGCAACTGCAAGTCCAAAATCGTTATGACAATGAGCTGAAACTGGAACTTTAAAGTCTTTAAAATTGCTAAATAATTCAAAAGAAGAATCTGGTGTTAATATACCCACAGTATCACAAAGACAGATTCTATCAGCACCACATTCAATACCATTTTGATAAACAGATTTTAAAAAAGAAATATCTGATCTGGAAGCATCTTCAGCAGATAACTCAACAGTTAATCCATGGTCTTTACAATAATCAACAGCATTATTAGATAAATCGATTAATTCCTCACGGGTCATTTTTAATTTATCTGAAATATGTAAATCTGAAGTTGGAACAACCAAATTAACTCCATCAACATCACAATCTAAACAATAATCAATATCAATAGTTAAAGGTCTGGAAAAACTTAGAATCTCAGCATTAAAACCTTGTTGAGTAACTTCCTTAATGGATTCACGTTCACCTTCAGAAGTAATTGCAGAACCTGCTTCAATATAGTCAACACCAATTTCATCAAGTTTATTTGCAATTCTCAATTTTTCTAATGGAGTTAAAGAAACACCAGGAGTTTGTTCTCCATCACGTAATGTAGTATCTAAAACTTTAATTTTCAAAAAAATCACCAAAAATATGCAATTGATGTAAATAAAACAGTTAAAATAAACAAATCAAAAATAAGTAAAGTATAATAATAATTGTAATATAGAAGGCTTGCAGCGAAATGAAATTCCCATAGAAAACCATAGTACACAAACAAAACACAAAAGGACTTCACTACTGGGATCGAA from Methanobacteriaceae archaeon includes the following:
- a CDS encoding 2-isopropylmalate synthase; the protein is MKIKVLDTTLRDGEQTPGVSLTPLEKLRIANKLDEIGVDYIEAGSAITSEGERESIKEVTQQGFNAEILSFSRPLTIDIDYCLDCDVDGVNLVVPTSDLHISDKLKMTREELIDLSNNAVDYCKDHGLTVELSAEDASRSDISFLKSVYQNGIECGADRICLCDTVGILTPDSSFELFSNFKDFKVPVSAHCHNDFGLAVANTLSAIKGGATTFHSTINGIGERAGNTSFEECVVSIDRLFSQFTTNIKINEIYDISKLVARSTGVYIQPNKAIVGENAFAHESGIHSDAIIKNSATYEPMTPELVGRKRKFVIGKHMGTHGLDNKLKELGLHVNKTQLQHICNDIKNLADKGKTVTDVDLQAIADNVLEINHEDRIKLDELTIVSGNKVMPTASVKIIFDGDEVLNAGVGLGPVDAAINALKSLDAFSDVDLIEYHVDAITGGTDAFIDVIIKLQKGDKVVSARGTEPDIINASVKAYVAGVNRLLRD